Genomic window (Pirellulales bacterium):
CACGCAATATCTTGTCACTTTTGTCGTAATGCTGCTGACCGGGCTGGTGATCAGCACTCTCACGTCGCACGTCAAGTTCCAGGCCGAATCTGCTCGCAAGCGCGAGCAGCGCACCGCGGCGCTCTATGCGATGAGTCGCGAACTCGTCGAAGCCACGACGACGCCCCAGCTAGTCGACGTGGCGGTCAAGCATATTGCCGAAGTTTTCGAGAGTGAAGTGTTCCTGTTTTTTCCCGATCCAGTCCGCCGCGGTCCGGTAACCATCGCGCCGGTCCCTTCGCCGTTTTCGACGGCCACGCTCACGGACCATGACTTGGGAGTGGCGCAATGGGTCTTCGACAATGGCGAGCGGGCCGGCCGTGGTACGGATACGTTGCCGTCAGCCTCGTCGCTATTCGTGCCGCTACGAACCCAAGGCGCGATCGTCGGTATCTTGGGAGTGCGGCCGCGCCATACCGATCGCGAATCACTGCTAAGTTCGGATCAGACGCGGCTCTTGGAAACCTTCGCCGGTCAGGCGGCGCTGGCCGAAGAACGCATCCGCTCGGCACGCGACGCACAGCAAGCCAAGTTGGAAGTCGAGGCCGAGCGCCTGCGCAGCTCGCTATTGAGCGCCGTATCACACGATCTGCGCACACCGCTAGCCGCGATAGCCGGCGCTAGCAGCACGCTGGTCGACGGCGAGGGGCTCGACCAGCAGACCCGGCACGAGCTGGCCGTATCGATCTATGAGGAATCCGAGCGTCTCAATCGCCTGGTAGCTAATCTGCTGGACATGACAAGGCTCGAAGCCGGCGCACTACAGGTCCGCAAGGAATGGCAAGTCGTCGAGGAAGTAGTGGGCGTCGTGCTAAACCGCCTTTCGCGCCGGCTGCAGCACTACCATTTAGTGACCCGGCTGTCGCATAGCTTGCCGCTGGTGCCGTTCGACCCCTTGCTGATCCAACAAGTCTTGACGAATCTGTTGGAAAACGCCATGAAGTGTACGCCAGAAGGGGCCGAGATCTCGCTGTCGGCCGAAGTCGCGGGCGGGGACGTGCAATTCGACATCGCCGATCGTGGGCTCGGCCTCGTGCCCGGCGAAGAGGAGCATGTTTTCGAGAAATTCTATCGTTCGATACGCTCGCAGAGCGGTTCTGGCGTAGGATTAGGTCTGACGATTTGTCGCGGCATCGTCGAGCTGCACGGCGGCAGAATCTGGGCCAGAAACCGACCCGACGGTGGCGCTTGCTTCAGCTTTACGTTGCCGCGCGGCGAGTCGCCTCCAGCTGTGCGGGCTGAAGGTCCGGCGCTATTGTAATGGGAACCCACCTGCGACCACTTTATGTATGTCGTCGACGTAACTTTGGTGACCAATGGCTGAAGTAATTAGTGTTATGCAACCTCGATTCCTGTCATCTGACGTTCGCAGCGATAATACAAACCAGGTGCGGGCGAAAGCATGGCGCTAGATTTCTATTTAGGTTCCGAGCCCAAGATTGTGTTTAGCTGTGAGGACGATGGATACTATTGGTTCATGCACCCGCTGCTCGAAGAACTCGCCACGCGGACTGGCCAGTATATCGACCTTTACGGAGGCGCGTCGTTCGCAGGGGAGGATCTCATGGCCCTGCGTGAAATCGTTGAGAGAGTAGGTCAAGAGGTAGCGACGATGCCTGAGAAATGGGACGTGCAAGTCGGCACTCTGCTCGTCTCGCCTCCGACTCCGCTATATGCACCGGTCGAGAAAGGCGAGTTTCACCGACGCTTATCGGATCTCGGTCAACTCGTCGACGACGCAATCATGCAAGAGACGATGATACGTTGCATCGGTGACTGATTAGCTTGGCTCGCATCGTGACTAACGGCGACCAATTTGTATCGCTACCCGTAACGCCTGGAAATGCCAAAGCGATCCTCATCTCATGGCGGTCGACGGACCAAAAATCTTGATCATCGAAGACGAGCAGGAAATCCGGCGTTTCCTGCGGGCGTCGCTGGCGGCGCACGGGTTTCGCTTCGTCGAGGCCGAAACGGGTCAGCAGGGACTAATGCTCGCGGCCAGCCAGCAGCCCGATTTGATCGTGCTTGATCTGGGCTTGCCCGATATGGATGGCATCGATCTGATCCCGCGCATACGGGAATGGTCGTCGCTGCCCATCATTGTCCTCTCAGCCCGCGGGCAAGAGCGTGAAAAAGTTGCCGCCCTCGACGCCGGGGCCGACGACTACCTGACAAAGCCCTTCGGCATGGGTGAACTGCTAGCTCGCATGCGCGTGGCACTGCGCCATTCTCTACGTCATGGCGCGGAAGGAGAGAGCCCCGTCTTCACGGTCGATCAGTTGACGATCGACCTCAGCAGCCGCCAGATCACCACCCACGGTAAGGACGTTCACCTCACTCCCACCGAGTTTCGTTTGCTGGCCACCCTCATCCGTTACGCCGGCAAGGTAGTCACCCACCGCCAGTTGCTCAACGAAGTTTGGGGACCCGACAGTCTCGACGAGACTCATTCGCTGCGGGTCTACATGGCCAAGCTCCGCGACAAGATCGAGCAAAACTCGGCCCGCCCGCGCTATCTACTGACCGAGCCCGGCGTAGGCTATCGCCTGGTCGCCGAGTAGCGCCGTCGACGGAAGCTTACGCAACGTCGGCACTGCTGTGGGCATGGCAACCGGTCGTGCGTAAGAGCATTCAGATGAGTTTGGACTCGTCAGCGCCAAGTCAGGCAAGTGCCATACCGCGCTGCATCTACTGCCGCGGTGCCAGCCGAGCCAGCGGTTTTCCATTCGTCCCTTTACAATTGTGGCTTCCGTCGCGAGTTTATCATACAATCTGACCATCGCCGCGGGGGCCGACCGAGTCTTTCCAGCGTTTTCAGGGTCTTAGCATGCCGAAAGTTGCCATCACGGACTATACATTCTCGTCGCTCGACATCGAGTCAGCGATCCTTGAGCCCCTGGGTGTCGAGGTGGTTTCCTGGCAAGAAAAGCGCACTGCGGCCGAGTTGCCGCAGTTGGTCGCCGACGCCGAGTACATCATTACTCAATTTGCGCCTTTGACGGCCGACGTTATCGCTTCACTGACGCGTGCCAAGGTCATTGTTCGCTATGGCATCGGGGTCGATAACGTCGATCTCGAAGCGGCCCGCGTCAAGCGGATCCCGGTCTGCAATGTGCCGGATTACTGTATACCCGAAGTCGCCGACCAGACGCTGGCTTTCATCTTGGCCGCGACTCGTAGTGTGACCGCGAATTCGTCGGCGGTGCATGACGGCCGGTGGGGGCTAGCAGTGCCGCTCGACCAGATGCGTACGCTGCGCGATCTGCAAGTGGGTGTCGTGGGCTTCGGTCGCATTGGTCGCGCCGTCGTCCAACGGCTGCTGGCCTTTGGCTGCCAGGTGCTGGTGCATGACCCGGTGGTCAGCGCCCACCAGATCGAAAGCGCGGGCTGCGTGTCGTGCGGTTTGGACGAACTACTGGCGACGGCCGATATTGTTACGTTGCACTGCCCCTCGACTTCCAGCACGCGCGGCATGATCAATCGTGAATCGCTGGCGAGGATGAAACGGGGCGTAATTTTGGTCAACGTGGCCCGCGGTGACCTTATTGATACGGCGGCTCTGGTTGACGCCCTGCGCGAGAAACGTGTATCCGTGGCAGCACTGGATGTGTTTGCTCCTGAGCCGCTGCCTGCCGGTCATCCTCTCCTCGGTCTGGACAATGCTATTCTGGCGGCACACATTGCCTCGACCAGCGTGCGGGCCGTGCGCACCTTGCGCGAGACGGCCGCCGGCATCGTCGCCAAGGCGATTCGCGGCGAGCCGCTGCCAAACATCGTCAACGGAGTGTCCTGATTTAGTGCTCCCCTGGGCTATTTACAAACGAGTCGCTGGGCGTCTGTAGCAGAAGAAAGGTGTTCGAATACGTTTGCGTGGGCGATGGTGTCAACACGGGCGGGCCCGCACGGGCCGAGGGTGGCAACCTCCGATGGCGAACCAAACAACCTTAAGTGCTGATCTACCGCGCACCTGCCTGCCTGACTGGGGCGTGGCCGATTTGCCACAGCCCCCCGCGCTATCCTGGAGACATTGGAGCCGCTTCATCGGGCCCGGCATCGTGATGATGGGGATTCAGATTGGCGGCGGCGAGTGGTTATTCGGACCTGAGATCACGGCGCGCTACGGCGGCGGTCTGATGTGGATCGCCACGGTCGCGATCGTCTTGCAAGTCTTCTACAACCTGGAATGTGGCCGCTACGCGCTGTATTGCGGTGAGCCGGTGTTCACAGGCTTCATGCGCACCAGGCCCGGCCCGACATTTTGGATCGGATTCATCTTCTTGCTGAACATGGGGGCCCTGATTCCGGGACTGTCGACGCATGCCGCGGCAATGGTGGCGTCGCTTGTACTCGATCGTCCGCCGCTGGCCGAAGATCGACCGATGGTCACCACGCTTGCCTATGTATTGTTGGTTGTCGCCGTGTTGCCGGTGTTGGCCGGCGGCAAGATCTACAACATGCTGCAATGGGTGATGACGACCAAAGTTGTGGTCGTGCTCGGCTTTTGCCTGGTCGTCGGATTGGTATGCGTCAGTGCGACGAACTGGGGCAAGATCTTTGGCGGATTTCTCAAGTTTGGCACCGTGCCGACCCTGGCCGCTGATGGACAAGAGACCACAGTGAATCTCTTTACCCATCGCTACACCGAAGGGAACTGGCCGCTGGTGGCGCTCGGCAATATCGCCGTGCTCGGCGCGTTCGCCGGCTATGCAGGTGGCGGAGGGTTGGGCAATGCGACCTACAGCAACTTCGTCCGAGACAAAGGTTGGGGCATGGGCCAGAAAGTGGGCGCCATTCCCAGCGCCGTCGGCGGACGAAACGTCAGCCTCAGCCACGTGGGCAAGGTTTTCCCACTGAGTCCACAAAACCTGGCGCGATGGCGTGGTTGGTGGCGCTACGTGTTCACAGACCAGGTGTTCATTTGGGGCCCAGGATGCGTAATGGGCATGGCACTCCCCGCGCTGTTGTCATTGCAATTCGCGGAGCATTCCACGCTTGCCGGTCAGAATCTAGATTGGTCCCAAGCCCTCATAACGGCCGATGGTATCCGCCATGCACCGCAATTTGCCTCAGGGGCCGCCGGGCTGTTGTGGACCGTTACCGTCCTGGTCGGACTGCTGGTGATGATGCCCAGCCAGATGTCGATCGTCGACGATTTCAGCCGCCGCTGGACCGACATCCTTTGGTCTGGCAACCGCCGCGTCCGCGAATCCATGTCGGGCAATCAGGTGCGCAAGGTCTACTACACGATCCTCGGGCTGTACGTATTATGGTCGCTCATCTGCGCCTACTTGTTCAGCACCTATGGCACGCCCAAGCTAATGACCATCGTCATCGCCAACTTGAACAACCTGGCGATCGGCGCGACGGCTGTACATTTGCTGTGGATCAATTGTCGGTTGCTACCGCGCGAACTACGGCCACGCTGGTATCACCGGTTGGGTGTGGCTGGTTGTGCTGTGTTCTATCTTGGGTTGGCACTATTGGTGTTTTTGAATAAGCAGTTACCTGAATTGCGAAATTGGCTCGGCTCGCTGGCAGGTTAAGAGAACGCAGCATGTCGTTTGTGGCACTGGATATTGGCACGTCGTTCATTAAAGGAGCGATTCTCGACACGCGCGCACGCGCCGTTCGTCATGTGCGCCGCGTGCCATTCCCGGCCCCGGTTGCCGGCTTGCCGCCTGCCCATGTCGAAATCGATCCGCGGGCGGTGACCGCGGCCGTCGAGCAGCTGATGGGCGAACTCGCGCCATTGGCCGACGCATGTCAGGGTGTGCTGCTGTGCGGACAGATGGGCGGCATAATTCTGATTGATGCCGAGGGCCTGCCGAGAACAAACTATATTTCGTGGCGTGACCAGCGTGTGTTGGAACCGTGTACTGCAGGTGGCACGAACGCTGCCGGCCGCACAACCTGGCTTGATCGGGTTGCCGGACTCATTTCTCCAAATCGGCTTGCCGAATTAGGCAACGAGTTGCGCCCTGGTTCGTGTACCGCGTTGTTGCATTGGCTGGCACATTGCCGGCCCGACGTCACATCCCGCGCGATCCCAGTTTCACTGCCGGCGTTCGTGGCCGGTCATCTCACCGGCAAGATTCCGGCCGAAGATCCTACGATCGCCATTGGCGGCCTGGACGTGCGCACTGGCCAGTGGCATCGTCAGGCGCTTGCCGCGCTGGGGATCGACGGCTTCGAGTGGCCCGTAGTCGACGCGCACCGAGCCGCCATCGGCCGGGTGCATGTCGGCGGCGCACAGGTCCCTTGCTTTCCCGCGGTTGGCGATCATCAGTGCGCACTTTTGGGTGTGGGGCTCGAAGTCGACGAGTTGTCGATCAATGTTTCGACCGGATCACAGGTCAGCCGTTTGGCCCAGCAGTCTCGTCCAGGACCCTACCAGGAGCGTCATT
Coding sequences:
- a CDS encoding FGGY family carbohydrate kinase → MSFVALDIGTSFIKGAILDTRARAVRHVRRVPFPAPVAGLPPAHVEIDPRAVTAAVEQLMGELAPLADACQGVLLCGQMGGIILIDAEGLPRTNYISWRDQRVLEPCTAGGTNAAGRTTWLDRVAGLISPNRLAELGNELRPGSCTALLHWLAHCRPDVTSRAIPVSLPAFVAGHLTGKIPAEDPTIAIGGLDVRTGQWHRQALAALGIDGFEWPVVDAHRAAIGRVHVGGAQVPCFPAVGDHQCALLGVGLEVDELSINVSTGSQVSRLAQQSRPGPYQERHYFDGCLVQTITHLPAGRSLDALVALLTELPRAQGLTCPDPWSYIAEKAV
- a CDS encoding Nramp family divalent metal transporter; this translates as MANQTTLSADLPRTCLPDWGVADLPQPPALSWRHWSRFIGPGIVMMGIQIGGGEWLFGPEITARYGGGLMWIATVAIVLQVFYNLECGRYALYCGEPVFTGFMRTRPGPTFWIGFIFLLNMGALIPGLSTHAAAMVASLVLDRPPLAEDRPMVTTLAYVLLVVAVLPVLAGGKIYNMLQWVMTTKVVVVLGFCLVVGLVCVSATNWGKIFGGFLKFGTVPTLAADGQETTVNLFTHRYTEGNWPLVALGNIAVLGAFAGYAGGGGLGNATYSNFVRDKGWGMGQKVGAIPSAVGGRNVSLSHVGKVFPLSPQNLARWRGWWRYVFTDQVFIWGPGCVMGMALPALLSLQFAEHSTLAGQNLDWSQALITADGIRHAPQFASGAAGLLWTVTVLVGLLVMMPSQMSIVDDFSRRWTDILWSGNRRVRESMSGNQVRKVYYTILGLYVLWSLICAYLFSTYGTPKLMTIVIANLNNLAIGATAVHLLWINCRLLPRELRPRWYHRLGVAGCAVFYLGLALLVFLNKQLPELRNWLGSLAG
- a CDS encoding C-terminal binding protein, which codes for MPKVAITDYTFSSLDIESAILEPLGVEVVSWQEKRTAAELPQLVADAEYIITQFAPLTADVIASLTRAKVIVRYGIGVDNVDLEAARVKRIPVCNVPDYCIPEVADQTLAFILAATRSVTANSSAVHDGRWGLAVPLDQMRTLRDLQVGVVGFGRIGRAVVQRLLAFGCQVLVHDPVVSAHQIESAGCVSCGLDELLATADIVTLHCPSTSSTRGMINRESLARMKRGVILVNVARGDLIDTAALVDALREKRVSVAALDVFAPEPLPAGHPLLGLDNAILAAHIASTSVRAVRTLRETAAGIVAKAIRGEPLPNIVNGVS
- a CDS encoding response regulator, whose product is MAVDGPKILIIEDEQEIRRFLRASLAAHGFRFVEAETGQQGLMLAASQQPDLIVLDLGLPDMDGIDLIPRIREWSSLPIIVLSARGQEREKVAALDAGADDYLTKPFGMGELLARMRVALRHSLRHGAEGESPVFTVDQLTIDLSSRQITTHGKDVHLTPTEFRLLATLIRYAGKVVTHRQLLNEVWGPDSLDETHSLRVYMAKLRDKIEQNSARPRYLLTEPGVGYRLVAE